The following are from one region of the Tachysurus fulvidraco isolate hzauxx_2018 chromosome 24, HZAU_PFXX_2.0, whole genome shotgun sequence genome:
- the si:dkey-89b17.4 gene encoding zinc finger protein 646 isoform X4 gives MAMHDMNRAKGFPCKECDMICPSTPSLLEHMKAHYHQEAIGRFECEQCGRIFKHASSLASHKKSHELGSFQCPVCTRTLPNAIALKNHLRIHTLSPSAQAEEENEDGVDEDRDYGLAQDLSDTGYRGHLNSSSSSMMAGHDHDKQKSPGSEDAWDRPFKCDQCDRTYRHHGSLVNHKKSHQEGTYKCSVCYKQFNNLAALGAHERTHSKFKPPGMSMGSLVPEVSSEHRPPAPQSDEMAACFCHLCQVSLPSKSDFQEHILLHNAASSSLGLTRSFPGIVTHNLSTVRSPTVNPYTPALGDPLPLPPLPDKRYDQMLGPPVNNPIYSCAYCGSGHSDVESLKLHYLTHESHPPPHAQVGTSILNSDGLGSNSQPSVSSPSGESRSQQQSSTVDDADRRFKCQECGKSYRHAGSLVNHKRCHQTGQYQCTICCKEYPHLAALHSHLRSHKSRPNSQGMNSEGDWLSSEPMTGLDSQQGFVHSQDHENGTTTPISLSGNLSDAAHFVQDGGHSSGLDSLEFHDRFDGSLAQSNSGHPQNSRQSDRNMCAEQGSMSNGYMGNMGFHSSSGTSLPASSSSHKQGNRQRRGHEQYGGSQSKRIEDKEDDAEVYQCTVCGNHYASLRALRSHLRSHGMNQGAGPSSSLSPVGEQEWRRRQEGSQASLLVCSICGQTFSKKHDLLNHQLVHGPPRPGGSGQGLGGGSSSANGKMDGRNHICVDCGMFFADRHHLITHLCPGKGRGGVLSKDLNGAKGMSGGAGTSSSAVGHRQMSGSDDRPHRCDQCGRGYRHPCSLLNHKKSHKTGVFRCLVCQKRYYNLLALKNHQRTHFDLKRHKCEECGKAFKIQKQLINHLRLHEEHRAKTGGQDQRIRSMNQHNGSRYEGGPSQMQQMRMGDPKMQNPSQMMPNYGQQQGFKKPYAGARAQQVDDGSGRRPFACDQCGRTYRHAGSLANHKNLHKIGEYHCNVCNSTYPNRLAMKNHLRMHFALKKYSCQDCGRGFRNQRQLETHTSNQLCKDLPGPSVQPTMAPPPPSYECNGCSECFRSSSDLASHNCSAQLPSSSASLNSSGLTMDSGDLGSPEREERPFACDLCGCSYKHASSLLNHKNTHKTGNFSCSYCDKPYTNYMALRNHMRIHTQKKRHICSTCGKAFRLARFLRNHQRVHEEGHARFGCPTCGKSFQGRSGLARHRCGDNQVYDLQSGFLGTIRVPEFGFF, from the exons ATGGCTATGCATGATATGAATCGTGCCAAGGGTTTTCCTTGCAAAGAATGCGACATGATATGCCCAAGTACACCTAGCCTTCTGGAGCATATGAAAGCCCACTATCACCAAGAAGCAATTGGCAGATTTGAATGTGAACAGTGTGGACGAATTTTCAAGCATGCCAGTAGCTTGGCGTCGCACAAAAAGTCCCACGAGCTGGGTTCATTCCAGTGCCCAGTCTGTACCAGAACACTACCCAATGCAATAGCCCTGAAGAACCACCTTCGCATTCACACTCTGTCTCCTAGTGCACAAGCTGAAGAGGAGAATGAGGATGGTGTTGATGAAGATAGGGATTATGGCTTAGCACAAGATCTTTCTGACACAGGTTACCGGGGCCACctgaacagcagcagcagcagcatgatGGCGGGCCACGACCACGACAAGCAGAAGTCTCCAGGGTCCGAAGATGCTTGGGACAGACCGTTCAAGTGTGACCAGTGTGACAGGACGTACAGGCACCACGGCAGCTTGGTCAACCACAAAAAGTCCCATCAGGAAGGCACTTACAAGTGTTCTGTCTGTTACAAGCAGTTCAACAATCTGGCAGCACTCGGGGCCCATGAGCGCACCCATTCCAAGTTCAAACCTCCTGGGATGTCCATGGGAAGCCTTGTGCCTGAGGTGTCGTCTGAACATCGCCCACCTGCCCCCCAATCCGATGAAATGGCAGCCtgcttttgccacctctgccagGTTTCTTTACCCAGTAAGAGTGACTTTCAGGAGCACATCCTGTTGCATAATGCTGCATCATCGTCTTTGGGGCTGACACGTAGTTTTCCAGGGATAGTGACACACAATCTCAGCACTGTTCGTTCCCCAACAGTCAATCCATACACCCCAGCTCTTGGCGACCCTCTTCCACTTCCCCCTTTACCTGACAAACGTTATGATCAAATGCTAGGTCCTCCTGTCAACAATCCCATTTATAGTTGTGCATACTGTGGGTCTGGACATTCCGATGTGGAAAGTCTCAAATTGCACTACTTAACCCATGAGTCTCACCCCCCACCACATGCCCAAGTAGGAACCTCAATCCTGAATTCAGATGGCCTGGGCTCCAACTCCCAGCCATCTGTATCCTCTCCTAGTGGGGAATCCAGATCCCAGCAGCAGTCCTCAACAGTTGATGACGCAGACCGCAGGTTCAAGTGTCAAGAGTGTGGAAAGAGCTATCGGCATGCAGGGAGTCTTGTTAATCACAAACGCTGTCATCAAACAGGGCAGTACCAGTGCACCATTTGCTGTAAGGAGTATCCTCACCTTGCAGCACTTCACAGCCACCTTCGCAGTCACAAATCCCGCCCCAACTCTCAGGGAATGAACTCAGAAGGTGACTGGCTCTCTTCCGAGCCCATGACGGGTCTAGATTCCCAACAAGGCTTTGTGCATTCTCAGGATCATGAGAATGGCACGACGACTCCCATCTCACTTTCTGGTAATCTCAGTGACGCTGCCCACTTTGTACAAGATGGTGGCCATAGCAGCGGACTTGACTCACTGGAGTTCCATGACCGCTTTGATGGTTCGCTGGCTCAGAGCAACTCTGGCCATCCACAGAACAGTCGCCAATCAGACCGGAACATGTGTGCTGAACAGGGCAGTATGTCTAATGGCTACATGGGAAACATGGGCTTTCACAGTTCAAGTGGTACTTCTTTACCAGCAAGCAGTTCCAGCCACAAACAAGGCAACCGGCAGCGACGTGGACATGAGCAGTATGGAGGAAGCCAGTCTAAGAGAATCGAAGACAAAGAAGACGATGCCGAAGTCTACCAGTGCACAGTCTGTGGGAACCATTATGCAAGTCTTCGGGCACTTCGTAGCCACTTGCGCAGCCATGGCATGAACCAAGGTGCCGGACCTTCCTCCTCCCTTTCGCCTGTAGGTGAGCAAGAGTGGAGGAGGCGGCAAGAGGGTAGTCAAGCCAGTCTACTGGTTTGTAGTATATGTGGCCAGACTTTCAGTAAAAAACACGACCTTCTTAATCACCAGTTGGTCCACGGACCTCCTCGACCGGGTGGCTCTGGACAGGGCTTGGGGGGCGGCAGCTCTAGTGCTAATGGCAAAATGGATGGAAGGAACCACATTTGCGTTGACTGTGGCATGTTCTTTGCAGATCGCCATCACCTGATCACTCACCTGTGCCCAGGCAAGGGGAGAGGCGGAGTGCTGAGCAAAGACTTGAACGGAGCTAAAGGGATGAGTGGTGGTGCTGGGACCAGTAGCAGCGCTGTGGGCCACCGGCAAATGTCTGGTTCGGACGATCGGCCACATAGGTGCGACCAATGTGGGAGAGGTTACAGGCATCCATGTTCCCTTCTGAACCACAAGAAATCACACAAGACTGGGGTCTTCCGCTGCCTAGTCTGCCAAAAACGCTACTACAACCTGCTGGCCCTCAAGAACCACCAGAGGACTCATTTTGACTTAAAGAG GCACAAGTGTGAGGAGTGTGGCAAAGCCTTCAAGATCCAAAAGCAATTGATCAACCATCTTCGTCTGCACGAAGAGCACCGAGCCAAAACCGGTGGTCAAGATCAGCGCATCCGAAGCATGAATCAACATAATGGGTCACGTTACGAGGGAGGGCCGTCACAGATGCAGCAAATGAGAATGGGGGACCCCAAAATGCAGAACCCTTCCCAGATGATGCCCAATTATGGCCAGCAACAAGGTTTTAAGAAGCCGTATGCCGGGGCAAGGGCCCAGCAAGTGGACGATGGAAGTGGACGACGCCCCTTTGCCTGTGATCAGTGTGGCCGCACCTACCGTCACGCTGGCAGTCTGGCCAACCACAAGAATCTACACAAGATTGGAGAGTACCATTGCAATGTTTGCAACTCCACCTACCCCAACCGCCTGGCTATGAAGAACCATTTGCGCATGCATTTTGCTCTCAAGAAGTACAGTTGCCAAGACTGTGGACGTGGGTTTAGGAACCAGAGGCAGCTTGAAACTCACACTTCTAACCAACTTTGCAAAGACCTTCCCGGTCCGAGTGTGCAGCCCACAATGGCTCCTCCTCCCCCAAGTTACGAGTGCAACGGATGCTCTGAATGTTTTCGATCTTCCTCCGACCTTGCATCGCATAACTGCAGTGCCCAGCTTCCTTCCTCTTCAGCTTCCCTCAACAGCTCTGGTTTGACCATGGACTCCGGAGACCTGGGATCTCCAGAACGTGAGGAGCGACCTTTCGCTTGCGACCTCTGTGGCTGCTCGTACAAGCATGCCAGCAGCCTTCTGAACCACAAGAACACGCACAAGACGGGCAACTTCAGCTGCTCCTACTGTGACAAGCCCTACACCAACTATATGGCACTGCGCAACCACATGCGCATccacacacagaagaaaaggCACATCTGCTCCACCTGTGGGAAAGCCTTCCGACTGGCCCGTTTCCTGCGCAACCATCAGAGGGTCCATGAGGAAGGACACGCTCGGTTCGGATGCCCCACCTGCGGGAAGAGCTTCCAGGGGCGCTCTGGGCTCGCCAGGCACCGCTGCGGGGACAACCAG GTATATGATCTCCAATCCGGCTTCCTCGGGACCATTCGCGTGCCGGAATTCGGATTTTTCTGA
- the si:dkey-89b17.4 gene encoding zinc finger protein 646 isoform X3, which yields MAMHDMNRAKGFPCKECDMICPSTPSLLEHMKAHYHQEAIGRFECEQCGRIFKHASSLASHKKSHELGSFQCPVCTRTLPNAIALKNHLRIHTLSPSAQAEEENEDGVDEDRDYGLAQDLSDTGYRGHLNSSSSSMMAGHDHDKQKSPGSEDAWDRPFKCDQCDRTYRHHGSLVNHKKSHQEGTYKCSVCYKQFNNLAALGAHERTHSKFKPPGMSMGSLVPEVSSEHRPPAPQSDEMAACFCHLCQVSLPSKSDFQEHILLHNAASSSLGLTRSFPGIVTHNLSTVRSPTVNPYTPALGDPLPLPPLPDKRYDQMLGPPVNNPIYSCAYCGSGHSDVESLKLHYLTHESHPPPHAQVGTSILNSDGLGSNSQPSVSSPSGESRSQQQSSTVDDADRRFKCQECGKSYRHAGSLVNHKRCHQTGQYQCTICCKEYPHLAALHSHLRSHKSRPNSQGMNSEGDWLSSEPMTGLDSQQGFVHSQDHENGTTTPISLSGNLSDAAHFVQDGGHSSGLDSLEFHDRFDGSLAQSNSGHPQNSRQSDRNMCAEQGSMSNGYMGNMGFHSSSGTSLPASSSSHKQGNRQRRGHEQYGGSQSKRIEDKEDDAEVYQCTVCGNHYASLRALRSHLRSHGMNQGAGPSSSLSPVGEQEWRRRQEGSQASLLVCSICGQTFSKKHDLLNHQLVHGPPRPGGSGQGLGGGSSSANGKMDGRNHICVDCGMFFADRHHLITHLCPGKGRGGVLSKDLNGAKGMSGGAGTSSSAVGHRQMSGSDDRPHRCDQCGRGYRHPCSLLNHKKSHKTGVFRCLVCQKRYYNLLALKNHQRTHFDLKRHKCEECGKAFKIQKQLINHLRLHEEHRAKTGGQDQRIRSMNQHNGSRYEGGPSQMQQMRMGDPKMQNPSQMMPNYGQQQGFKKPYAGARAQQVDDGSGRRPFACDQCGRTYRHAGSLANHKNLHKIGEYHCNVCNSTYPNRLAMKNHLRMHFALKKYSCQDCGRGFRNQRQLETHTSNQLCKDLPGPSVQPTMAPPPPSYECNGCSECFRSSSDLASHNCSAQLPSSSASLNSSGLTMDSGDLGSPEREERPFACDLCGCSYKHASSLLNHKNTHKTGNFSCSYCDKPYTNYMALRNHMRIHTQKKRHICSTCGKAFRLARFLRNHQRVHEEGHARFGCPTCGKSFQGRSGLARHRCGDNQVGNEYRRKDTSSTSREGAEECRFTYMISNPASSGPFACRNSDFSEVWTV from the exons ATGGCTATGCATGATATGAATCGTGCCAAGGGTTTTCCTTGCAAAGAATGCGACATGATATGCCCAAGTACACCTAGCCTTCTGGAGCATATGAAAGCCCACTATCACCAAGAAGCAATTGGCAGATTTGAATGTGAACAGTGTGGACGAATTTTCAAGCATGCCAGTAGCTTGGCGTCGCACAAAAAGTCCCACGAGCTGGGTTCATTCCAGTGCCCAGTCTGTACCAGAACACTACCCAATGCAATAGCCCTGAAGAACCACCTTCGCATTCACACTCTGTCTCCTAGTGCACAAGCTGAAGAGGAGAATGAGGATGGTGTTGATGAAGATAGGGATTATGGCTTAGCACAAGATCTTTCTGACACAGGTTACCGGGGCCACctgaacagcagcagcagcagcatgatGGCGGGCCACGACCACGACAAGCAGAAGTCTCCAGGGTCCGAAGATGCTTGGGACAGACCGTTCAAGTGTGACCAGTGTGACAGGACGTACAGGCACCACGGCAGCTTGGTCAACCACAAAAAGTCCCATCAGGAAGGCACTTACAAGTGTTCTGTCTGTTACAAGCAGTTCAACAATCTGGCAGCACTCGGGGCCCATGAGCGCACCCATTCCAAGTTCAAACCTCCTGGGATGTCCATGGGAAGCCTTGTGCCTGAGGTGTCGTCTGAACATCGCCCACCTGCCCCCCAATCCGATGAAATGGCAGCCtgcttttgccacctctgccagGTTTCTTTACCCAGTAAGAGTGACTTTCAGGAGCACATCCTGTTGCATAATGCTGCATCATCGTCTTTGGGGCTGACACGTAGTTTTCCAGGGATAGTGACACACAATCTCAGCACTGTTCGTTCCCCAACAGTCAATCCATACACCCCAGCTCTTGGCGACCCTCTTCCACTTCCCCCTTTACCTGACAAACGTTATGATCAAATGCTAGGTCCTCCTGTCAACAATCCCATTTATAGTTGTGCATACTGTGGGTCTGGACATTCCGATGTGGAAAGTCTCAAATTGCACTACTTAACCCATGAGTCTCACCCCCCACCACATGCCCAAGTAGGAACCTCAATCCTGAATTCAGATGGCCTGGGCTCCAACTCCCAGCCATCTGTATCCTCTCCTAGTGGGGAATCCAGATCCCAGCAGCAGTCCTCAACAGTTGATGACGCAGACCGCAGGTTCAAGTGTCAAGAGTGTGGAAAGAGCTATCGGCATGCAGGGAGTCTTGTTAATCACAAACGCTGTCATCAAACAGGGCAGTACCAGTGCACCATTTGCTGTAAGGAGTATCCTCACCTTGCAGCACTTCACAGCCACCTTCGCAGTCACAAATCCCGCCCCAACTCTCAGGGAATGAACTCAGAAGGTGACTGGCTCTCTTCCGAGCCCATGACGGGTCTAGATTCCCAACAAGGCTTTGTGCATTCTCAGGATCATGAGAATGGCACGACGACTCCCATCTCACTTTCTGGTAATCTCAGTGACGCTGCCCACTTTGTACAAGATGGTGGCCATAGCAGCGGACTTGACTCACTGGAGTTCCATGACCGCTTTGATGGTTCGCTGGCTCAGAGCAACTCTGGCCATCCACAGAACAGTCGCCAATCAGACCGGAACATGTGTGCTGAACAGGGCAGTATGTCTAATGGCTACATGGGAAACATGGGCTTTCACAGTTCAAGTGGTACTTCTTTACCAGCAAGCAGTTCCAGCCACAAACAAGGCAACCGGCAGCGACGTGGACATGAGCAGTATGGAGGAAGCCAGTCTAAGAGAATCGAAGACAAAGAAGACGATGCCGAAGTCTACCAGTGCACAGTCTGTGGGAACCATTATGCAAGTCTTCGGGCACTTCGTAGCCACTTGCGCAGCCATGGCATGAACCAAGGTGCCGGACCTTCCTCCTCCCTTTCGCCTGTAGGTGAGCAAGAGTGGAGGAGGCGGCAAGAGGGTAGTCAAGCCAGTCTACTGGTTTGTAGTATATGTGGCCAGACTTTCAGTAAAAAACACGACCTTCTTAATCACCAGTTGGTCCACGGACCTCCTCGACCGGGTGGCTCTGGACAGGGCTTGGGGGGCGGCAGCTCTAGTGCTAATGGCAAAATGGATGGAAGGAACCACATTTGCGTTGACTGTGGCATGTTCTTTGCAGATCGCCATCACCTGATCACTCACCTGTGCCCAGGCAAGGGGAGAGGCGGAGTGCTGAGCAAAGACTTGAACGGAGCTAAAGGGATGAGTGGTGGTGCTGGGACCAGTAGCAGCGCTGTGGGCCACCGGCAAATGTCTGGTTCGGACGATCGGCCACATAGGTGCGACCAATGTGGGAGAGGTTACAGGCATCCATGTTCCCTTCTGAACCACAAGAAATCACACAAGACTGGGGTCTTCCGCTGCCTAGTCTGCCAAAAACGCTACTACAACCTGCTGGCCCTCAAGAACCACCAGAGGACTCATTTTGACTTAAAGAG GCACAAGTGTGAGGAGTGTGGCAAAGCCTTCAAGATCCAAAAGCAATTGATCAACCATCTTCGTCTGCACGAAGAGCACCGAGCCAAAACCGGTGGTCAAGATCAGCGCATCCGAAGCATGAATCAACATAATGGGTCACGTTACGAGGGAGGGCCGTCACAGATGCAGCAAATGAGAATGGGGGACCCCAAAATGCAGAACCCTTCCCAGATGATGCCCAATTATGGCCAGCAACAAGGTTTTAAGAAGCCGTATGCCGGGGCAAGGGCCCAGCAAGTGGACGATGGAAGTGGACGACGCCCCTTTGCCTGTGATCAGTGTGGCCGCACCTACCGTCACGCTGGCAGTCTGGCCAACCACAAGAATCTACACAAGATTGGAGAGTACCATTGCAATGTTTGCAACTCCACCTACCCCAACCGCCTGGCTATGAAGAACCATTTGCGCATGCATTTTGCTCTCAAGAAGTACAGTTGCCAAGACTGTGGACGTGGGTTTAGGAACCAGAGGCAGCTTGAAACTCACACTTCTAACCAACTTTGCAAAGACCTTCCCGGTCCGAGTGTGCAGCCCACAATGGCTCCTCCTCCCCCAAGTTACGAGTGCAACGGATGCTCTGAATGTTTTCGATCTTCCTCCGACCTTGCATCGCATAACTGCAGTGCCCAGCTTCCTTCCTCTTCAGCTTCCCTCAACAGCTCTGGTTTGACCATGGACTCCGGAGACCTGGGATCTCCAGAACGTGAGGAGCGACCTTTCGCTTGCGACCTCTGTGGCTGCTCGTACAAGCATGCCAGCAGCCTTCTGAACCACAAGAACACGCACAAGACGGGCAACTTCAGCTGCTCCTACTGTGACAAGCCCTACACCAACTATATGGCACTGCGCAACCACATGCGCATccacacacagaagaaaaggCACATCTGCTCCACCTGTGGGAAAGCCTTCCGACTGGCCCGTTTCCTGCGCAACCATCAGAGGGTCCATGAGGAAGGACACGCTCGGTTCGGATGCCCCACCTGCGGGAAGAGCTTCCAGGGGCGCTCTGGGCTCGCCAGGCACCGCTGCGGGGACAACCAGGTAGGCAACGAGTACAGGAGGAAGGACACTTCGAGCACTTCGAGAGAAGGGGCAGAAGAGTGCCGGTTCAC GTATATGATCTCCAATCCGGCTTCCTCGGGACCATTCGCGTGCCGGAATTCGGATTTTTCTGAAGTTTGGACAGTATGA